The following proteins come from a genomic window of Triticum aestivum cultivar Chinese Spring chromosome 6A, IWGSC CS RefSeq v2.1, whole genome shotgun sequence:
- the LOC123130956 gene encoding uncharacterized protein — protein sequence MRGRRRGSSGTATDFLVCFPPRAHLALMPPKTACSPSRPSASSERRHSTSGARPSSSGSHLRVAANRNPSRRHHAVDVGEDNEPSSPKVTCAGQIKVSRSAKPKAAGAGGKKKATWMQALGIKKDALPFLSALHGAFRLNVSGCFGRFPGAVVEYTSGEEDEEEEEEQAGRAGKETDRRHGDALAKWFMVLEEGKRAPRKNQEHELPHEEQEKEDAAPPANALMLMRCRSAPAKGLARRLGVADAGEDEEEAESESNKAREEEPEKENLVVMRYPPDFFQVSMDIAKETWIVGGDDSVLRCRSWKK from the coding sequence atgagggggaggaggagggggagcagcGGCACGGCCACCGACTTCCTCGTCTGCTTCCCGCCGCGGGCGCACCTGGCGCTCATGCCGCCCAAGACGGCCTGCAGCCCGTCGCGGCCGTCCGCCAGCTCCGAGCGCCGGCACAGCACCAGCGGCGCCCGGCCGTCGTCGTCCGGCTCGCACCTCAGGGTGGCCGCCAACAGGAACCCGAGCCGGCGCCACCACGCCGTGGACGTCGGCGAGGACAACGAGCCGTCGTCGCCcaaggtgacgtgcgcggggcagaTCAAGGTCTCCCGGTCGGCCAAGCCCAAGGCCGCCGGTGCTGgcgggaagaagaaggccacgTGGATGCAGGCGCTCGGGATCAAGAAGGACGCCCTGCCCTTCCTCAGCGCCCTGCACGGCGCCTTCCGGCTCAACGTCTCCGGCTGCTTCGGCAGGTTCCCCGGCGCCGTCGTCGAGTACACctccggggaggaggacgaggaggaggaggaggagcaggcgggGCGCGCGGGGAAGGAGACGGATCGGCGCCACGGCGACGCATTGGCCAAGTGGTTCATGGTGCTCGAGGAAGGGAAGAGGGCTCCCCGCAAGAACCAGGAGCACGAGCTACCGCACGAGGAGCAGGAGAAAGAAGACGCGGCGCCGCCGGCGAACGCGCTGATGCTGATGCGGTGCCGGTCGGCGCCGGCGAAGGGGCTGGCGAGGAGGCTAGGAGTAGCCGACGCaggggaggacgaggaggaggccgagagcGAGAGCAACAAGGCAAGGGAGGAAGAGCCGGAGAAGGAGAACCTGGTGGTGATGAGGTACCCGCCCGACTTCTTCCAGGTGTCCATGGACATCGCCAAGGAGACATGGATCGTCGGCGGCGACGACTCGGTCCTACGCTGCCGGAGCTGGAAGAAATGA
- the LOC123128338 gene encoding PLAT domain-containing protein 3, which translates to MARLAALLLAFAVAVSATTLAHGRDLPTQIKLTKGGGAVGGDSQECVYTVYVRTGSIWKAGTDANITLELYTAGNADGVAISDLPSWGGLMWGGHSYFERGNLDIFSGRGPCMATAPCRMRVSSDGTGAHHGWYCNYVEVTVTGPHRGCAQQLFTVEQWLATDAAPYKLEAVVDRCPADGAAASE; encoded by the exons ATGGCTCGgctcgccgccctcctcctcgccttcgccgtcgccgtctccgCCACCACGCTGGCCCACGGCCGCGACCTCCCGACCCAGATCAAG CTGAccaagggcggcggcgcggtgggcggCGACAGCCAGGAGTGCGTGTACACGGTGTACGTGCGGACGGGGTCGATCTGGAAGGCCGGGACGGACGCCAACATCACTCTGGAGCTCTACACGGCGGGCAACGCCGACGGCGTGGCCATCTCGGACCTGCCGTCGTGGGGCGGGCTCATGTGGGGGGGCCACTCCTACTTCGAGCGCGGCAACCTGGACATCTTCAGCGGGCGCGGGCCGTGCATGGCCACCGCGCCCTGCCGGATGAGGGTCTCCTCCGACGGCACCGGCGCGCACCACGGCTGGTACTGCAACTACGTGGAGGTCACCGTCACCGGCCCACACCGCGGCTGCGCGCAGCAGCTCTTCACCGTCGAGCAGTGGCTCGCCACCGACGCCGCGCCCTACAAGCTCGAGGCCGTCGTCGACCGCTGCCCCGCCGATGGCGCCGCCGCCTCGGAGTAA
- the LOC123128339 gene encoding uncharacterized protein — MSLALLGGYSSAEDDDPAAGAGAELSDSGDSSAEEAGSDGDEKSAPSKPAAKPRPRVNPSPGDGDSSLPSALDVFAEISGPPAFLNRRVAQPEEVGEALGVLDHRSDSKRRKPPPPGAVVAAKPQMVAIRERVSSDVKNGANPPVAVVSAKPQLVAGHERVTSDTKNGANPPGSVEGKRKIGAANPGPEDAAELLRMCLQCGIPKTYSHAQGMVCPVCNDRPVQAKEPEKKKGSAVKDKEKVKRMRGQSSHASWKSETEMALRQQFD, encoded by the exons ATGAGCTTAGCGCTTCTAGGGGGCTACTCCTCCGCCGAGGACGAcgaccccgccgccggcgccggcgccgagctGAGCGACTCCGGCGACTCATCAGCCGAAGAGGCCGGATCTGACGGAGACGAGAAGTCCGCTCCATCGAAGCCGGCTGCGAAGCCCCGCCCCCGCGTAAACCCTAGCCCCGGAGATGGGGACTCCTCGCTGCCCTCGGCGCTAGATGTCTTCGCCGAGATCTCCGGGCCCCCGGCTTTCCTCAACCGCAGGGTGGCCCAGCCCGAGGAGGTCGGGGAGGCGCTCGGCGTGCTCGATCACCGCTCCGACTCCAAGAGGAGAAAGCCGCCACCTCCCG GTGCGGTTGTGGCGGCGAAACCACAGATGGTTGCCATCCGTGAACGAGTTAGCAGTGACGTGAAGAATGGTGCCAATCCTCCAG TTGCTGTTGTGTCGGCGAAACCACAGTTGGTTGCTGGTCATGAACGAGTTACCAGTGACACGAAGAATGGTGCCAATCCTCCAGGTTCAGTTGAAGGAAAGAGAAAAATAGGGGCTGCAAATCCTGGTCCAGAAGATGCTGCCGAGCTTCTAAG AATGTGCCTCCAGTGTGGTATACCAAAGACCTATTCACACGCGCAAGGAATGGTATGCCCTGTTTGCAACGACAGACCGGTGCAGGCAAAagagccggagaagaagaagggttCTGCTGTCAAAGACAAGGAGAAAGTGAAGAGGATGAGAGGGCAGTCGTCACATGCATCTTGGAAGAGTGAAACTGAGATGGCTCTGCGGCAACAATTCGACTGA